Proteins found in one Coffea eugenioides isolate CCC68of chromosome 5, Ceug_1.0, whole genome shotgun sequence genomic segment:
- the LOC113772311 gene encoding protein yippee-like At5g53940: MGRIFVVDLEGRTYKCKFCKTHLALAGDLVSRGFHSRRGKAYLFSNAVNISVGPREDRMMLSGMHTVADIYCCRCGQIVGWKYEAAHEKSQKYKEGKFVLERGGIMDGLDSEFYIDTRPSMSDAEDA, translated from the exons ATGGGGAGGATATTTGTGGTAGATCTAGAAGGCAGGACATACAAGTGCAAATTTTGCAAAACCCACCTGGCCCTTGCTGGTGACCTTGTTTCTAGG GGTTTCCACAGTCGCAGAGGAAAAGCATACCTCTTCAGTAATGC TGTAAATATATCTGTTGGACCTCGTGAGGATAGAATGATGCTTTCTGGAATGCATACGGTAGCTGATATATATTGCTGCCGCTGTGGACAAATAGTTGGGTGGAAATAT GAGGCTGCccatgagaaaagtcaaaagtaTAAGGAGGGAAAGTTTGTACTTGAGAG AGGAGGGATCATGGATGGTTTGGACTCAGAATTCTATATTGATACTCGTCCAAGCATGAGTGATGCTGAGGACGCATAG
- the LOC113770448 gene encoding putative pentatricopeptide repeat-containing protein At3g15200: MHSRFQPLGGKFSRQIQLLFKSKCSTQPTANLLQNPFSPKIIPSYLSTQSYNQQARPDLDNSAAEYQDLKIPDANSHLDDDAIKIQNLLKLKVDEPVEEIEQSLSKSALSFSEDLVLNVLKRHRSDWRPAYTFFKLASKENVSNGYSPGTGVYNQMLDILGRMHRFGELSNVLDEMFKRKIMINERTYGIVVNRYAAAHKVEEAIQFFYKRKELGLELDLIAFQTLLMSLCRYKHVEAAEFLFHNKKSEFMDHIKTWNIILNGWCVLGNLREAKRFWNDIVTSNCRPDKFTYGIFINSLSKAGKISTAVKLFQAMWDKGCEPDVAICNTIIDGLCFKKRIPEALEIFREMNERDCLPDVATYNSLIKHLCKIKRMDKVYELLDEMVMKGEDVLPNARTYGYLLNSAKKPDEVYCILERMERRGCKLDGDIYNLLLRLFMEWGIQESAQSIWNDMEREGMGPDKRSYTIMIHGLFEKGMMKESMRYFEEMTLKGVVPEPRTKLLVDAMNIKLNSEDSSKNLDNKGRKNRKTI; the protein is encoded by the coding sequence ATGCATTCCAGATTCCAACCGTTGGGAGGAAAATTTTCCCGGCAAATCCAACTGCTTTTCAAATCTAAATGCTCCACTCAACCCACAGCTAATCTTCTCCAGAATCCATTTTCGCCCAAAATCATACCTTCTTATCTCAGCACTCAAAGCTATAATCAGCAAGCCCGCCCAGATTTAGATAATTCTGCTGCAGagtaccaagacttgaagatCCCAGATGCCAACTCCCACTTAGATGATGATGCTATCAAAATCCAAAACCTTCTCAAGCTTAAAGTTGACGAACCAGTTGAAGAGATTGAGCAATCTCTAAGTAAATCCGCTCTGTCTTTCTCAGAAGACTTGGTTCTAAACGTGCTTAAACGGCACCGTTCTGATTGGAGACCAGCCTATACGTTCTTCAAATTGGCTTCTAAAGAAAATGTTTCAAACGGGTATTCACCGGGAACTGGTGTTTACAACCAAATGCTCGATATTCTTGGTCGGATGCATCGTTTTGGTGAACTGTCCAATGTGCTCGACGAAATGTTCAAAAGGAAGATCATGATCAATGAGAGGACATATGGCATCGTGGTTAACAGGTACGCTGCAGCACATAAGGTTGAGGAAGCAATTCAGTTCTTTTATAAGAGGAAAGAGCTAGGTCTAGAGCTTGATTTGATCGCGTTTCAGACACTTCTGATGTCCCTGTGTCGGTACAAGCATGTGGAAGCAGCGGAGTTTTTGTTCCATAACAAGAAGAGTGAGTTCATGGATCATATAAAGACTTGGAATATTATTTTAAATGGATGGTGTGTTCTGGGTAATTTGCGCGAGGCGAAGAGGTTTTGGAATGATATTGTGACTTCAAACTGTAGACCAGATAAGTTTACATACGGGATTTTTATTAATTCCTTGAGCAAGGCCGGAAAGATAAGCACTGCAGTGAAATTGTTTCAGGCAATGTGGGATAAGGGCTGTGAACCAGATGTTGCTATTTGCAATACCATCATTGATGGGTTGTGCTTCAAAAAGAGGATTCCTGAGGCTCTTGAAATTTTTCGTGAGATGAATGAGAGAGACTGTTTACCTGATGTAGCTACTTATAATTCGCTTATTAAGCATTTGTGTAAGATTAAGAGGATGGATAAGGTTTATGAGCTCCTGGATGAAATGGTGATGAAGGGGGAGGATGTTTTGCCAAATGCTAGAACTTACGGTTACTTGTTGAATTCTGCAAAGAAGCCAGATGAAGTTTACTGCATTCTGGAGAGGATGGAAAGGAGAGGATGTAAGTTGGATGGAGACATCTACAATCTGCTACTGAGGTTGTTTATGGAATGGGGTATCCAGGAGAGCGCACAGAGTATTTGGAATGATATGGAGAGAGAAGGAATGGGGCCAGACAAGCGATCTTACACAATAATGATCCATGGCCTTTTTGAAAAGGGAATGATGAAGGAATCTATGCGTTACTTTGAAGAGATGACACTGAAGGGAGTGGTGCCTgagccaaggaccaaattgttGGTTGATGCCATGAACATTAAATTGAACAGCGAAGATTCATCCAAGAATCTAGATAATAAGGGAAGGAAGAATCGGAAGACTATATGA
- the LOC113770449 gene encoding 30S ribosomal protein S20, chloroplastic, with translation MAAATHCISSCWGLQHIFKTLSLSNPTTTALKPLSFSANTSLSLFSQGAVTMSPVQRVPRHSIVCEAAPMKKADSAAKRARQAEKRRIYNKARKSEIRTRMKKVLDELEVLRKKPDAQPDEVQPIEALIAEAYSVIDKAVKVGTLHRNTGARRKSRLARRKKAVEVHHGWYTPAPVPTA, from the exons ATGGCTGCTGCCACGCATTGCATCTCTTCTTGTTGGGGACTGCAGCACATATTCAAAACCCTTTCCCTCTCAAATCCAACCACCACTGCTCTTAAGCCGCTCAGCTTCTCTGCCAACACTTCTCTCAGCCTCTTTTCCCAAG GGGCTGTAACTATGAGTCCTGTGCAAAGGGTGCCTCGGCATTCCATTGTGTGTGAAGCTGCGCCAATGAAGAAGGCTGATTCAGCTGCCAAAAGGGCTCGTCAGGCTGAGAAAAGGCGAATTTATAACAAAGCCCGCAAATCTGAAATTAGAACTCGCATGAAAAAG GTTTTGGACGAATTAGAAGTACTCCGAAAGAAACCTGATGCACAACCTGACGAAGTTCAACCAATTGAAGCACTGATTGCAGAGGCATACTCAGTCATTGATAAAGCAGTCAAGGTAGGAACACTTCACAGAAATACCGGGGCAAGGAGAAAATCCAggcttgcaagaaggaaaaaagcAGTTGAAGTCCATCATGGATGGTACACTCCTGCTCCAGTTCCCACAGCATGA
- the LOC113772470 gene encoding uncharacterized protein LOC113772470, with product MEEEYSVDPALLLAAATDFANHPGTQSDASAQEFLNRFPLPAIINALQTKADYPGLENALVDSLERIFKTKYGASLIPHFMPFVVVGLGADSQKVRYLACETVSCLLENIDDSTAVHLIHQYGVYPLLLNCVIDGDEQVATVSMDAIKNLAGSPNGLAIIFPANISEPTQLGNLAGKCSSLGRVRVLALIVKLFSISSSVASLVYSSKLLSLLEREVSNTNDTLVTLTVLELLYELAEVQHSTEFLSRTMLLQLMSSIIGNASAESILRSRAMMITGRLLSKENAVRFIDESSFRALVLAIDRRFDFLESQDADECECALEALGQVGLSNQGAVLLLTGSPPAARHVIDAAFDRQQHNKQLAALHALATIAGEPRSENDVILTGGAEENLQRLIYEMASRTSKLTPSGLLQSILQQDSDLRLAGYRLIIALVARPWCLLEIISRQEIINVVINTYTETKKIGMELRHKCCQAIYRALTSSSKLISDPALADIAAKLQEAIRRGPYMVRTRTEAQPVVMTAERF from the exons ATGGAGGAAGAGTACTCGGTTGATCCGGCTCTGTTACTGGCGGCTGCCACCGACTTCGCTAATCATCCCG GAACTCAGTCCGACGCTTCAGCACAAGAATTTCTCAATCGCTTCCCTCTCCCCGCCATTATCAA TGCTTTACAAACAAAAGCAGATTATCCAGGACTCGAAAATGCATTGGTTGATAGCTTGgaaagaattttcaaaacaaagtacGGAGCATCCCTCATCCCACATTTCATG CCATTTGTTGTAGTTGGTTTGGGGGCAGATTCTCAAAAAGTCAGATATTTAGCTTGTGAAACA GTGTCTTGCCTTTTGGAGAACATTGATGACAGTACAGCTGTACATCTAATTCATCAATATGGTGTGTACCCACTTTTGTTAAATTGCGTAATTGATGG TGATGAACAAGTTGCAACTGTGTCAATGGATGCCATTAAGAATTTGGCTGGTTCTCCAAACGGCCTG GCTATCATTTTTCCAGCAAATATTAGTGAACCAACACAGCTTGGAAACTTGGCTGGGAAATGTTCATCACTG GGAAGAGTTCGAGTGCTGGCGTTGATAGTGAAGCTTTTCTCTATTTCCAGCTCAGTTGCATCTCTAGTCTACAGCTCCAAACTTCTTAGTCTATTGGAGAGAGAAGTTAGTAACACAAATGACACTCTTGTTACATTGACTGTGTTGGAACTCCTATACGAG TTAGCAGAAGTTCAGCATAGTACAGAATTCTTGTCAAGAACCATGCTTCTTCAATTGATGAGTTCGATAATCGG AAATGCATCTGCTGAATCAATTTTAAGATCAAGAGCAATGATGATAACTGGAAGACTGCTTTCAAAGGAGAATGCTGTTAGGTTCATTGATGAATCAA GTTTTAGAGCTCTTGTCTTGGCTATTGATAGAAGGTTTGATTTCCTTGAAAGCCAAGATGCGGATGAATGTGAATGTGCTCTTGAAGCTTTGGGTCAAGTTGGGCTAT CAAACCAGGGAGCTGTGTTGCTCCTTACAGGTTCACCTCCTGCTGCTAGACATGTTATTGATGCTGCCTTTGACCGGCAACAGCATAATAAACAACTG gcTGCTTTGCATGCACTGGCGACCATTGCTGGAGAACCTCGGTCTGAAAATGATGTGATTCTCACTGGTGGTGCAGAAGAAAACCTTCAACGCTTAATCTATGAGATGGCATCTAGGACTTCAAAACTTACACCATCA GGCCTTCTCCAATCAATACTCCAACAGGATTCAGATTTACGTCTGGCG GGCTACAGATTGATAATAGCTTTGGTGGCTCGACCTTGGTGCTTGCTGGAGATAATCTCAAGACAAGAGATCATTAATGTAGtgattaacacatatacagagacCAAAAAGATAG GTATGGAACTTAGGCATAAGTGTTGCCAGGCAATCTACAGGGCATTAACTTCGTCAAGTAAACTAATCAGTGATCCTGCTTTGGCTGACATAGCTGCCAAG CTACAGGAAGCCATCAGAAGGGGCCCTTACATGGTAAGAACCCGCACTGAAGCTCAACCAGTGGTGATGACAGCTGAGAGATTTTAG